One Streptosporangium sp. NBC_01495 DNA window includes the following coding sequences:
- a CDS encoding DUF1416 domain-containing protein, protein MTQGCAAPEQTVALPAGIDLSSQAVIQGVVSGAGTAYARLLDHAGEFTGEVVVSDEGIFRFFAAPGDWTVRIIAGGGVTKDIPAQARLGEVTQLAVAV, encoded by the coding sequence ATGACTCAGGGATGCGCTGCTCCGGAACAGACTGTTGCCCTTCCGGCAGGGATCGATCTTTCAAGCCAGGCCGTCATCCAGGGCGTGGTCTCGGGCGCGGGCACGGCATACGCCCGCCTGCTCGACCACGCGGGAGAGTTCACTGGCGAGGTCGTGGTGTCCGACGAGGGCATCTTCCGCTTCTTCGCCGCTCCCGGTGACTGGACCGTCCGCATCATCGCGGGCGGCGGGGTCACCAAGGACATCCCGGCCCAGGCCCGCCTGGGTGAGGTCACCCAGCTCGCCGTGGCCGTCTGA
- a CDS encoding sulfurtransferase, producing MSRSAVLVDADWVEANLDTSGVVLVEVDEDASAYDKGHIRGAVKIDWKQDLQDPVRRDFVDREGFQALLSARGIANDDTVVLYGGNNNWFAAYAYWYFKLYGHENVKLLDGGRKKWELDSRELVKDVAARPETSYQAKDQDLSIRAFRDDVVAAIGKLNLVDVRSPDEFTGKLLAPAHLPQEAAQRGGHVPTARNIPWSKTANDDGTFKTDEDLKALYEGEGIDFAKDTIAYCRIGERSAHSWFVLHEILDQASVKNYDGSWTEYGSLVGVPIELGEAR from the coding sequence ATGAGCCGCTCCGCCGTCCTGGTCGACGCTGACTGGGTCGAGGCCAACCTCGACACTTCCGGTGTCGTCCTCGTTGAAGTGGACGAGGACGCCAGCGCATATGACAAGGGCCACATCCGTGGCGCCGTGAAGATCGACTGGAAGCAGGACCTCCAGGACCCGGTCCGTCGTGACTTCGTCGACCGTGAGGGCTTCCAGGCGCTGCTGTCGGCCAGGGGCATCGCCAACGACGACACCGTGGTCCTCTACGGTGGCAACAACAACTGGTTCGCCGCCTACGCGTACTGGTACTTCAAGCTCTACGGCCACGAGAACGTCAAGCTCCTCGACGGTGGCCGCAAGAAGTGGGAGCTCGACTCCCGCGAGCTGGTCAAGGACGTCGCCGCGCGTCCCGAGACGAGCTACCAGGCCAAGGACCAGGACCTGTCCATCCGCGCCTTCCGTGACGACGTCGTCGCCGCGATCGGCAAGCTCAACCTGGTCGACGTCCGCTCCCCCGACGAGTTCACCGGCAAGCTGCTCGCGCCCGCCCACCTCCCGCAGGAGGCGGCGCAGCGCGGCGGTCACGTTCCCACCGCCCGCAACATCCCGTGGTCGAAGACCGCCAACGACGACGGCACCTTCAAGACGGACGAGGACCTCAAGGCCCTCTACGAGGGCGAGGGCATCGACTTCGCCAAGGACACCATCGCCTACTGCCGCATCGGGGAGCGCTCGGCGCACTCGTGGTTCGTCCTCCACGAGATCCTCGACCAGGCCAGCGTCAAGAACTACGACGGATCGTGGACCGAGTACGGCTCGCTCGTCGGCGTGCCGATCGAACTGGGAGAGGCCCGATAA
- a CDS encoding DUF4395 domain-containing protein, with protein sequence MQVDSRALRFTAAVTTVMLALVLVTDSAWLLAAQAVAFALGVLGLSPYGMIFKGIVKSPPKELEDAAPPRFAQGVGLAFALVGLVGYVAQITPLALGAVAVALFAAFLNAAFGFCLGCEMFLIIRRLLPAAR encoded by the coding sequence ATGCAAGTTGATTCCCGAGCTCTCCGCTTCACGGCGGCTGTCACCACCGTCATGCTCGCACTCGTCCTCGTGACGGACAGCGCGTGGCTGCTGGCCGCACAGGCCGTCGCGTTCGCACTGGGCGTTCTCGGCCTCTCGCCGTACGGGATGATTTTCAAAGGGATAGTGAAGAGCCCGCCGAAGGAACTGGAGGACGCCGCCCCGCCGCGCTTCGCGCAGGGGGTCGGACTCGCCTTCGCTCTGGTGGGCTTGGTCGGATACGTCGCACAGATCACGCCGCTGGCCCTCGGCGCCGTCGCAGTGGCACTTTTCGCCGCTTTTCTCAATGCCGCTTTTGGTTTCTGTCTCGGCTGCGAGATGTTTTTGATCATTCGCCGTTTACTACCCGCCGCACGATGA
- a CDS encoding putative leader peptide: protein MAGRRGNVVDMNSTTELLTKRRAVDFCRVTTALCRIS from the coding sequence ATGGCGGGACGCCGGGGTAATGTCGTGGACATGAACTCCACGACAGAGCTGCTCACGAAGCGGCGCGCGGTTGATTTCTGCCGCGTGACCACCGCTCTCTGTCGCATTTCCTAA
- a CDS encoding TlpA family protein disulfide reductase yields the protein MRRRNGVAREVRGDVERLTSGDIHAELGERATLVQFSTSFCQPCRATRRILGEVAEMVPGVAHVEVDAESRLDLVRSLNILRTPTVLVLDASGRIVRRASGQPRKADVIGALGLAVGE from the coding sequence ATGCGGCGGCGGAACGGTGTGGCGCGAGAGGTGAGGGGCGACGTGGAGCGGCTCACGTCCGGTGACATCCACGCGGAGCTGGGGGAGCGGGCCACGCTCGTGCAGTTCTCCACCTCCTTCTGCCAGCCGTGCCGGGCGACCCGGCGGATCCTCGGCGAGGTGGCCGAAATGGTGCCCGGCGTCGCACACGTGGAGGTCGACGCGGAGTCCCGCCTCGACCTGGTCCGATCACTGAACATCCTGCGCACCCCCACCGTCCTCGTCCTCGACGCGTCCGGGCGGATCGTGAGGCGTGCCTCCGGCCAGCCCCGGAAAGCCGACGTCATCGGTGCCCTTGGCCTGGCGGTCGGCGAATGA